From the Exiguobacterium aurantiacum genome, one window contains:
- a CDS encoding GlsB/YeaQ/YmgE family stress response membrane protein yields MGWIITLIVGGIIGWLAGLILGKDVPGGVIGNIIAGIIGAWLGGLIFGDFGPAVGGIAIIPALLGAIILILIVSFVMKSMNKKR; encoded by the coding sequence ATGGGTTGGATTATCACTTTAATCGTCGGGGGTATCATCGGTTGGTTAGCAGGTCTTATCTTAGGTAAGGATGTACCAGGCGGCGTTATCGGGAACATCATCGCTGGTATCATCGGTGCATGGCTCGGTGGCCTCATCTTCGGAGACTTCGGTCCTGCAGTTGGCGGCATCGCGATTATCCCAGCACTTCTCGGTGCGATTATCTTGATCTTGATCGTATCGTTCGTTATGAAATCAATGAACAAAAAGCGCTAA
- a CDS encoding ABC transporter ATP-binding protein, producing the protein MLHVDQLNGGYIGKQVLHDISFEVKKGELVGLIGLNGAGKSTTIKHILGLLDPISGSVEVDSETLTSSEKNYRKKISYIPETPILYDTLTLREHLTLIGKAYDIDASDMETRTERLARDMRMEKQLDWFPSVFSKGMRQKAMILCALVTKTPLLIVDEPFVGLDPLAIRQLLRLFDEYKEDCAILMSTHILETAERHCDRFVFLHQGSVIATGTAAQLRETYGLRTDATLDDIYVEAIEAEERKR; encoded by the coding sequence ATGTTGCACGTCGACCAGTTGAACGGCGGTTATATAGGTAAACAAGTGTTGCACGACATTTCGTTCGAAGTGAAAAAAGGTGAGCTCGTTGGGCTGATAGGGCTAAACGGCGCTGGGAAATCGACAACGATTAAACATATTTTAGGATTGCTTGATCCGATTTCGGGATCGGTCGAAGTCGATAGCGAGACACTCACCTCATCCGAAAAAAATTATCGCAAAAAAATAAGTTATATACCCGAGACCCCTATTTTATACGACACGCTCACGTTGCGGGAACACTTGACGTTGATCGGCAAAGCGTATGACATCGACGCTTCCGACATGGAGACCCGGACCGAACGATTGGCCCGGGATATGCGGATGGAGAAACAATTGGACTGGTTCCCGTCCGTCTTTTCAAAAGGGATGCGGCAAAAGGCGATGATCCTCTGTGCGCTCGTGACGAAGACGCCGCTCCTAATTGTCGACGAGCCGTTCGTTGGGCTCGATCCGCTCGCGATTCGCCAATTGTTGCGATTGTTTGACGAATATAAGGAAGACTGCGCTATTTTGATGTCGACGCATATCTTGGAGACGGCCGAACGTCACTGTGACCGCTTCGTCTTCTTGCACCAAGGGTCGGTCATCGCGACCGGGACGGCCGCGCAGTTGCGCGAGACATACGGTCTTCGTACGGACGCCACGCTCGATGACATTTATGTCGAGGCGATCGAGGCCGAGGAGCGGAAACGATGA
- the hemE gene encoding uroporphyrinogen decarboxylase produces MTRRMNDTILKAFKGEATDYVPVWYMRQAGRYQPEYREIKKTRTLFEITHDAELCAYVTELPVKQLGVDAAILYKDIMTPLPSMGVDVEIKSGIGPVIDNPYRTMEDVERLKPLNPDDISYVFETIRLLRERLEVPLIGFSGAPFTLASYMIEGGPSKSYHRTKALMYAEPDVWNALMEKLGDMVITYATAQAEAGIQAFQLFDSWVGTLSRKDYVRYIKPTTERIFTELRKLDIPLIMHGVGASHLVEEWQDQPLDVVGLDWRLSIQEARDRGITKAVQGNLDPSFLLAPWPVIEAKVKEILDEGMKQPGYVFNLGHGVFPEVDPSVLVKLTAFIHDYSREKMGGKSL; encoded by the coding sequence ATGACGCGACGTATGAACGATACTATTTTGAAGGCGTTTAAAGGAGAGGCGACAGACTATGTGCCCGTCTGGTACATGCGCCAAGCCGGGCGCTACCAACCAGAATATCGTGAGATCAAAAAAACGAGAACACTATTCGAAATCACCCATGATGCCGAATTGTGTGCCTACGTGACAGAGCTCCCGGTGAAACAACTAGGAGTCGACGCGGCCATTCTGTATAAAGACATTATGACGCCACTCCCGTCGATGGGCGTCGATGTGGAAATCAAGAGCGGCATCGGTCCGGTCATTGATAACCCGTATCGGACGATGGAAGACGTGGAGCGCTTGAAGCCGCTCAACCCGGACGACATCTCGTACGTGTTCGAGACAATCCGCTTGCTTCGGGAACGCCTTGAAGTCCCGCTCATCGGGTTCTCGGGTGCACCGTTCACACTCGCGAGTTATATGATTGAAGGCGGCCCATCGAAGAGCTACCACCGGACGAAAGCACTCATGTATGCCGAGCCGGACGTTTGGAACGCACTCATGGAGAAGCTTGGCGATATGGTCATCACGTATGCGACGGCACAAGCCGAGGCCGGCATTCAGGCGTTCCAATTGTTCGATTCATGGGTCGGGACGCTCAGCCGCAAGGATTATGTCCGTTATATCAAGCCGACGACAGAGCGGATCTTCACCGAGTTGCGTAAGCTCGACATTCCGCTCATCATGCACGGTGTCGGAGCGAGCCATCTCGTCGAAGAGTGGCAAGATCAGCCGCTCGACGTTGTCGGACTCGACTGGCGACTATCGATTCAAGAGGCACGCGACCGCGGCATCACGAAAGCGGTCCAAGGCAATCTTGATCCATCATTCTTATTGGCCCCGTGGCCGGTCATCGAAGCAAAAGTGAAAGAAATCCTCGACGAGGGGATGAAACAACCTGGATACGTCTTTAACTTGGGACATGGGGTGTTCCCGGAAGTCGATCCGTCCGTTCTCGTCAAATTGACAGCATTTATCCATGACTACTCACGTGAAAAAATGGGAGGCAAATCATTATGA
- a CDS encoding ABC transporter permease encodes MNVFKQRFGVWMEDVVKYSRYVANGGLLFTLYFTLIYGAFVYNQFLLDLDPAFPSEWILALLWLLLPLGHRPRTLIQEADQVFLLPRLGEMQAYMTGVRLFNVVFAAVRAILAMLVVLPLLVRTQALTSIEVGAILATSVLIAVAGRLAKLEGIKYVVLPSALASGFLILFGVPLLTPVPALIPFILLHVRRNRRIPLLDWLLLEEKSKAQFNRVVSWFVDVPAMREDVRERSFIVSLLERSVLKRADAARYVYGLRVMRSNDSLDLVLRLSAVALVVMWLSGGWYVGLVVPLFVGLTALQLVPLFKRLDTVSMASWLPITRSERLTAYKWWATRLLFAQMLALGVASLLFGATWDALVGLGLAYLVVRYYLNRLT; translated from the coding sequence ATGAACGTATTCAAACAACGATTTGGCGTCTGGATGGAAGACGTCGTGAAATACAGCCGCTACGTCGCGAACGGCGGGCTGCTATTCACACTTTACTTCACGCTCATCTATGGGGCGTTCGTGTATAACCAGTTTTTGCTGGATTTGGACCCGGCTTTTCCGAGTGAATGGATTTTGGCGCTCCTCTGGTTGCTCTTGCCGCTCGGGCACCGTCCCCGGACGTTGATCCAAGAAGCGGACCAAGTCTTCTTATTACCGCGCCTCGGTGAGATGCAGGCGTATATGACCGGCGTTCGCCTGTTCAACGTCGTCTTCGCCGCCGTGCGTGCGATTCTCGCCATGCTCGTCGTGTTGCCGCTGCTCGTCCGCACGCAGGCGCTCACCTCGATCGAAGTCGGGGCCATCCTCGCGACGAGTGTCCTGATTGCGGTGGCGGGGCGCCTCGCCAAGCTGGAGGGAATCAAATACGTCGTATTGCCGAGTGCGCTTGCGAGTGGCTTTCTCATCCTGTTCGGTGTGCCGCTGTTGACACCGGTGCCAGCACTCATCCCGTTCATCCTGCTCCACGTGCGACGCAACCGTCGCATCCCGTTACTCGACTGGCTGTTGCTCGAAGAGAAGAGTAAAGCCCAGTTCAATCGGGTCGTCAGCTGGTTCGTCGATGTCCCGGCGATGCGGGAAGACGTGCGGGAACGGTCGTTCATCGTCAGCCTGCTCGAACGATCGGTCTTGAAACGGGCCGATGCCGCCCGTTACGTCTATGGTCTCCGGGTCATGCGTTCGAACGATTCACTCGACCTCGTGTTGCGGCTTTCTGCCGTCGCGCTCGTCGTCATGTGGCTCTCGGGCGGGTGGTACGTCGGGTTGGTCGTCCCGCTTTTCGTCGGGTTGACGGCACTGCAACTCGTTCCGTTGTTCAAGCGGCTCGATACGGTGTCGATGGCGTCGTGGTTGCCGATCACACGTTCCGAGCGACTCACGGCGTACAAATGGTGGGCGACGCGGTTGTTGTTCGCGCAAATGCTCGCTCTCGGTGTTGCCTCGCTCTTGTTCGGAGCGACGTGGGATGCGCTCGTCGGTCTCGGCCTCGCTTACCTGGTCGTTCGTTACTATTTGAACCGATTGACATGA
- the hemG gene encoding protoporphyrinogen oxidase, whose product MRNVTIVGGGITGLTAAFYAERYLPEDVTIKLVETSGRLGGKIDTFETGEFAVERGPDSYVFRKTAMTDLIHDVGLGDEIVRNGVGQAYVLHHDGLHPIPKQTVMGIPLDVDAFKDTTLLSEEEHAALRTMLLSPPDVEAPKTDVSLGLYLRERVGDPIVDRLIEPLLSGIYAGDIDKMSALSTFPQFIEGEKKYGNLYEGMRHLRPEQRVAEVGAKKVGQFASLKRGLKSLTDRLAERLERTEIVLNCSVEQVEEIEGGYRLLTNRGDIESDHLILTVPPRLIRQFLPKVDSDFLADMKPHATATCSLVFKQGDIKLPFVGTGFVTSQEAGVTITACTFIDQKWPHAVPEGYHVLRVFLGRPGADDIVDASDEEIVATALRDLGGLMTIKASPIETVVSRLRDGLPPYAVFHSDRVRALRAEMGRVYPGILLAGIAYDGIGMPDCIKSVHEQIKALAKEG is encoded by the coding sequence ATGCGTAATGTAACGATTGTCGGTGGTGGGATCACAGGTCTCACCGCCGCTTTTTATGCCGAACGCTATTTGCCAGAAGACGTCACAATCAAGCTCGTCGAGACGAGCGGCCGCTTAGGCGGGAAAATCGACACGTTCGAGACTGGGGAATTTGCAGTCGAACGGGGTCCGGACTCGTATGTGTTCCGCAAGACGGCGATGACGGACTTGATTCATGACGTCGGTCTCGGCGATGAGATCGTCCGGAACGGTGTCGGTCAAGCGTATGTGCTCCATCATGACGGGCTGCATCCGATTCCGAAGCAGACGGTCATGGGCATCCCGCTCGACGTCGATGCGTTCAAGGACACGACGCTCCTATCGGAGGAAGAGCATGCCGCGCTTCGGACGATGTTATTGTCCCCCCCGGACGTCGAAGCCCCGAAGACGGACGTCTCGCTTGGACTGTACTTGCGGGAACGGGTCGGTGACCCGATCGTCGATCGGCTGATCGAACCGCTTCTCTCCGGGATTTATGCGGGAGACATCGACAAGATGAGCGCTTTGTCGACGTTTCCCCAATTTATCGAAGGCGAGAAGAAGTACGGGAACTTGTATGAAGGGATGCGTCACTTGCGCCCCGAACAGCGGGTTGCGGAAGTCGGCGCCAAGAAAGTCGGACAGTTCGCCTCGCTCAAACGAGGGTTGAAATCGCTCACCGATCGCCTTGCCGAACGGCTAGAGCGCACTGAAATCGTCTTGAACTGTTCGGTCGAGCAAGTTGAGGAGATTGAGGGCGGCTATCGCCTGCTCACGAACCGTGGCGATATCGAGTCCGATCATCTCATCTTGACGGTTCCGCCTCGGCTCATTCGTCAGTTCTTGCCGAAAGTCGACAGCGATTTTCTCGCGGATATGAAACCGCACGCGACAGCGACGTGTTCGCTCGTGTTTAAACAAGGCGATATCAAGCTGCCGTTCGTCGGGACGGGCTTTGTCACGAGCCAAGAGGCGGGCGTGACGATTACGGCGTGCACGTTCATCGACCAAAAATGGCCGCACGCCGTGCCGGAAGGGTATCACGTGCTACGCGTCTTTCTCGGACGGCCGGGCGCCGACGACATCGTCGATGCGTCCGATGAGGAGATTGTCGCGACGGCGCTACGTGACCTTGGCGGGTTGATGACGATTAAAGCATCGCCAATCGAGACGGTCGTCAGCCGGCTCCGGGACGGGTTACCACCCTACGCCGTCTTCCATTCCGACCGGGTCCGCGCACTCCGCGCCGAGATGGGCCGCGTCTATCCGGGCATCCTGCTCGCGGGCATCGCCTATGACGGGATTGGCATGCCGGACTGCATCAAGAGCGTCCATGAACAGATCAAAGCGCTCGCGAAAGAAGGTTAA
- the hemH gene encoding ferrochelatase, with translation MKTVGLLVMAYGTPYKPEDIERYYTHIRYGRKPSPEALQDLTERYEAIGGVSPLAKITIDQAETLRDILNERHVGEIEFKLYIGLKHIEPFVEDAVAQMANDGIKEAVSVVLAPHYSSYSVKSYNGRAHEEAAKFGIEIRSVESWYDEPKFINWWAEAIKATFANLPVPAEKACLIVSAHSLPEKILAGGDPYPDQLKETADKIAQAAGVPNYEVGWQSEGNTPDPWIGPDVQDLTAELYEKHGYEAFVYTPVGFVADHLEVLFDNDVECKVVCDRLGVHYARPNMPNAERSFIEAIADRMESVIVHHA, from the coding sequence ATGAAAACCGTCGGATTACTCGTAATGGCTTATGGGACACCATACAAACCTGAAGATATCGAGCGTTACTACACACACATCCGTTATGGCCGCAAACCTTCACCGGAAGCACTCCAAGACTTGACGGAGCGCTATGAGGCCATCGGTGGCGTGTCGCCGCTCGCAAAGATCACAATCGACCAAGCGGAGACGCTCCGTGACATCTTGAACGAGCGCCACGTGGGTGAGATCGAGTTCAAGCTCTATATCGGGCTCAAGCATATCGAACCGTTCGTAGAAGATGCGGTCGCGCAAATGGCGAACGACGGCATCAAAGAAGCGGTGTCGGTCGTATTGGCCCCGCATTACTCGTCATATAGCGTCAAGTCGTACAACGGCCGGGCGCATGAAGAAGCTGCGAAGTTCGGCATCGAGATTCGTTCGGTTGAATCATGGTACGATGAGCCGAAATTCATCAACTGGTGGGCGGAAGCCATCAAAGCGACGTTCGCGAACTTGCCGGTACCGGCTGAGAAAGCTTGCTTGATCGTCTCGGCGCACAGTCTCCCAGAGAAAATTTTGGCAGGCGGCGACCCGTATCCGGATCAATTGAAAGAGACGGCGGACAAAATCGCCCAAGCGGCGGGTGTACCGAACTATGAGGTTGGTTGGCAGTCGGAAGGCAATACGCCTGACCCGTGGATCGGACCGGACGTCCAAGATTTGACGGCTGAACTTTATGAAAAGCATGGTTATGAAGCGTTCGTTTACACGCCGGTCGGATTCGTCGCGGATCACCTCGAGGTGCTCTTCGATAACGACGTGGAATGTAAAGTCGTCTGTGACCGCCTCGGCGTTCACTACGCGCGCCCTAACATGCCAAACGCGGAGCGGAGCTTCATTGAAGCCATCGCCGATCGCATGGAAAGCGTGATTGTACATCATGCGTAA
- a CDS encoding ammonium transporter → MEDILYYMDTLFVLIAALLVLTMQLGFGLLETGTLRAKNAGHVAVKQIISLSVAALAFWAVGFGLSFGDGTRWFGTEGFFMNGSFTSLDWANVSIDIKFLFQLSFVAVALAIAWGGFAERAKLSAYVLFGIFFVAILYPIVARSVWAGGLLGSMGMQDFAGSAVVHLQGGMAALMATIILKPRRKTESLAGHNHVLTVVGGLVLWLCWFGFNAGSTMSVADGFFGYVALTTMLATAAGALGALAIVMMHKKTADIPTIVNGVLGALVAITAACAFVEPWAAVVIGAVASIATYGTSILMAKYVDDPLCAFSVHGVAGIIGTLALGFFASPRLVEITGIGSAGLFYGGGLGQLGVQALGVLIAMVIAGGGSYAFLKLLDVTIGLRVTEEQEDIGLDIAEHGVSAYGEIETEPETPARLPKILGSSVSVMSPKK, encoded by the coding sequence ATGGAAGACATCTTATATTATATGGACACGCTGTTCGTACTCATCGCTGCACTGCTCGTCTTGACGATGCAACTAGGATTTGGCTTACTCGAGACAGGGACGCTCCGAGCGAAAAACGCCGGGCACGTCGCAGTCAAACAAATCATCAGCCTCTCTGTGGCGGCACTCGCCTTTTGGGCCGTCGGCTTCGGCCTCTCCTTCGGGGACGGGACACGCTGGTTCGGGACGGAAGGATTCTTCATGAACGGATCGTTCACGAGCCTTGACTGGGCCAACGTCTCGATCGACATCAAATTCTTGTTCCAGTTGTCATTCGTCGCCGTCGCACTCGCCATTGCTTGGGGCGGTTTCGCAGAACGGGCCAAACTTTCCGCTTACGTCTTGTTCGGTATTTTCTTCGTCGCCATCCTTTATCCAATCGTCGCCCGCTCGGTATGGGCCGGCGGACTTCTCGGATCGATGGGCATGCAAGACTTCGCCGGTTCGGCCGTCGTCCACCTCCAAGGCGGAATGGCCGCCCTCATGGCCACGATCATCTTGAAACCACGTCGTAAGACAGAATCGCTCGCCGGTCACAACCACGTCTTGACGGTCGTCGGCGGACTCGTACTCTGGCTCTGCTGGTTCGGTTTCAATGCCGGATCGACGATGTCGGTCGCGGACGGATTCTTCGGTTACGTCGCTCTTACGACGATGCTCGCCACGGCTGCTGGCGCCCTCGGTGCTCTTGCCATCGTCATGATGCATAAGAAGACGGCGGACATCCCGACAATCGTCAACGGTGTGCTCGGGGCACTCGTCGCCATCACCGCTGCCTGTGCCTTCGTCGAACCTTGGGCCGCCGTCGTCATCGGTGCCGTCGCTTCGATTGCCACGTACGGTACGAGCATCCTTATGGCGAAATATGTCGATGATCCGCTCTGTGCTTTCTCGGTACACGGTGTCGCCGGAATCATCGGAACGCTCGCGCTCGGATTCTTCGCCTCGCCTCGCTTGGTCGAAATCACGGGCATCGGTTCGGCCGGCCTCTTCTACGGCGGCGGATTGGGCCAACTCGGCGTTCAAGCGCTCGGCGTCTTGATCGCGATGGTCATTGCCGGTGGCGGTAGCTATGCCTTCTTGAAACTGCTCGACGTCACGATCGGCCTTCGTGTCACGGAAGAACAAGAAGACATCGGCCTCGACATCGCCGAGCACGGTGTATCCGCGTACGGTGAAATCGAGACAGAACCAGAGACACCGGCGCGCCTCCCGAAAATTCTCGGGTCGAGCGTATCGGTCATGTCACCTAAGAAGTAA
- a CDS encoding MerR family transcriptional regulator — protein MDYKSKKVIGMGVITELTGLSERQVRYYESKGLVFPERTKGGSRKYSFHDVERLIDVASKLEDGWRIQDIKEREKRLSSKQRDDLIRGQLNSAFRTYPTKK, from the coding sequence ATGGACTATAAGTCGAAGAAAGTGATAGGGATGGGTGTCATCACTGAACTGACGGGACTTTCAGAGCGACAAGTCCGCTATTATGAGTCAAAAGGGCTCGTCTTTCCAGAACGGACAAAGGGCGGTTCACGTAAATATTCTTTCCATGATGTGGAACGATTGATTGATGTGGCCTCGAAACTCGAAGACGGTTGGCGGATTCAAGACATCAAAGAGCGTGAGAAACGTCTGTCGTCGAAACAGCGTGACGATTTGATTCGTGGTCAGCTCAATTCGGCCTTCCGCACGTATCCGACAAAGAAATGA